The sequence TCCGTCCCTCACCGTGAGCTACCGGCACCTCAAGGGGGTGTTCTATCCCACGGGTAAAGAGGCAGCGACTGTTTGCCACTGCTTCAAGCTGAACCCACCGACATTCAAACTGATGAGATTCGTTCGTTGTTAGCGTGACCCGTGGGGGTTGGCGAAGGGGGCCGGGAAGTAATCCTGCTTTCACCAGCACCTGAAAACCATTACAGATGCCAATGACCGGACGACCATCAGCCACAAATCGTTCCAGTTCCTCTCCCAAGCGATGAATTAAATCAACCGCCAGCAACCGTCCGGCTCCCAAATGATCGCCATACGAGAAACCACCAGGAATAACCAACATCGCATAGTCGGTCAGCCGGATCGAACCTTCGATCAAGCGATTAACGTGAATCCGTTCAGGATGTGCACCGGCCAGCTCACAGGCCAGCGCAGCATCGGCATCCCGATTGATACCAGGAGCACGTAAGATAAGTACCTTCAGTTCCACTGAAACTCCATCTCCACCTCACCGATCTTAATTTGATCACCGGATTGCAGACGCCATGGGACATTCGGTGGAATCTTTTTCCCATTAATCTGCGTCCCGTTGGTGCTTTTCTGATCGGTGAGCATATAGTGATCGCCACGTCGTTCGATAATCGCATGGAGGCGCGAGGAAAACCCGCGATCATGCTCGGCCAGATCAATTTCAGGAAAATGGGTTCGCCGCGGATCGCGTCGTCCGATCCGTATCGGCGAACGATCAAGGACAACCTCCCATGTCCGATAGGGCGAGCGCACAATCAGCCGTGCAGGGGGCTTCTGAAGGGTCGCTGCTACTGGTGTGCTGGTGGGCAACGCTGTGCCACAGCCAGCACAAAACCGTGCTTGCTGTTTGTTCAAACGACCGCATTGTTCACAAACAATACCACTTTCAGCAGCCAGTGTCGGCGACGGATGGGCAGCTTGAGGCGTCTGAGATAGTGATGACGGCGCAGATGGCTGAGATGGTGGTAAGGGTGCCATCCGGAGCGTCGGATCGACATACGCTGTCTTCAAGCGTTTGTGCAATGCTTGCTCCAATTCCAGACAACTGGCAAAACGCTTTTCGCGCTCCAGGTCCATTGCCCGGATAATAATCGCTTCGGTCTCTGGGGTAACCGAACGATTGATGCGCGTAATATCACCGCGACGTGGTGGCTGTAACGGTACCGGTGGTACTGCTGTCAGCAGATGGAACATTGTTGCACCGAGCGCGTAAATATCCGAACGCGCATCAGTTTGACCGCGACCATACTGCTCAGGTGGTGCATAGCCAGCCGATCCCATCGCGATGGTATCTTTTGTTTTCCCAATTTTATGTCTGCGCGCCACACCGAAATCAATAAGTTTCAGAACGCCATCTGGCGTTACAATAACGTTCGATGGCTTCATGTCGCGATAAATGATCGGTGGCTGGCGGGTATGCAAATAGTGCAACACCCGACAAAGTTGAATGCCGTAGCCGATCACCTGCTGTTCGAGCATTGGTGCGTTGGCGTCACGGATCATGGCTTCGAGCGTCTTACCGGGCACGAATTCCATGATCATCGTGGGACGACCTTCATAGACGAAGAGATCGATGACAACCGGCAAATTGGGAAAGGAGAGTGAGCGCAGAAGTTCTGCCTCTTGCAGAAAGAGTTGACGAGCTTCGGCCAGCTCTTCCGTATTCGTTTCATCGAGCGGGCGCATCTCTTTCAAGGCCCAGATACTGCCGTCACTCACTCGGCGAACACGGTAAACGGCCCCCATGCCACCACGACCGATGAGGTTGAGTACCGTATACGCATCGGTGGTTCCCTGGATGGTCAGATTGTCTGGCAGCCGGTCGAGCATAAGCATGGCATTTTGCTGCTAATACTGATACCAGGGCAATTATACTACACTGCACAAGAGCGATGTGTATCTGAACGATGAGGATTCAACGTTCTTTCCCTGCCTGATAGGAGGGGGTGAAGAGGCGTGAGAAGTGATCGGTAGAGGCAGATTCCACCCCTATGCCCACCTGCGAGCGGGGCCGACGGCCCACGTTGGGCAGGAATGCTGGACGGCGGACAGGTTGGGAACTTACCCCGACATACGCGCACACACATCATCGGCACGCGACCAGCAG comes from Chloroflexus sp. Y-396-1 and encodes:
- a CDS encoding protein kinase; this encodes MLMLDRLPDNLTIQGTTDAYTVLNLIGRGGMGAVYRVRRVSDGSIWALKEMRPLDETNTEELAEARQLFLQEAELLRSLSFPNLPVVIDLFVYEGRPTMIMEFVPGKTLEAMIRDANAPMLEQQVIGYGIQLCRVLHYLHTRQPPIIYRDMKPSNVIVTPDGVLKLIDFGVARRHKIGKTKDTIAMGSAGYAPPEQYGRGQTDARSDIYALGATMFHLLTAVPPVPLQPPRRGDITRINRSVTPETEAIIIRAMDLEREKRFASCLELEQALHKRLKTAYVDPTLRMAPLPPSQPSAPSSLSQTPQAAHPSPTLAAESGIVCEQCGRLNKQQARFCAGCGTALPTSTPVAATLQKPPARLIVRSPYRTWEVVLDRSPIRIGRRDPRRTHFPEIDLAEHDRGFSSRLHAIIERRGDHYMLTDQKSTNGTQINGKKIPPNVPWRLQSGDQIKIGEVEMEFQWN
- the purQ gene encoding phosphoribosylformylglycinamidine synthase I; protein product: MELKVLILRAPGINRDADAALACELAGAHPERIHVNRLIEGSIRLTDYAMLVIPGGFSYGDHLGAGRLLAVDLIHRLGEELERFVADGRPVIGICNGFQVLVKAGLLPGPLRQPPRVTLTTNESHQFECRWVQLEAVANSRCLFTRGIEHPLEVPVAHGEGRIAVRDEATLIELESNGLVALRYLGDGYPANPNGSPHAIAGLCNAQGNVLGLMPHPENAVLPHQHPRWTREPTRHEGDGLQIFRNAVRYAASL